From Pagrus major chromosome 9, Pma_NU_1.0, the proteins below share one genomic window:
- the LOC141002507 gene encoding glucose-6-phosphatase 2-like isoform X4, which translates to MDFVYSRGVLVIQHIQNNYREYHNFLNFMSTVGDPRNIFSVYFPLWFHLSHNVGIKMIWVAVIGDWLNLVFKWILFGHRPYWWVQETSFYHNDSFPHLEQFHITCETGPGSPSGHAMGSSCVWYVMITSALNFTRPSSTVTSLQSFQRSCLWMAFWVVQISVCISRVFIATHFPHQVILGLLAGMLVAEAFNYIPSIYNASLKVYLQINVFLFSFAVCFYLILKSTELDPLWSVTKAKKWCANPDWIHLDTTPFAGLVRNLGALFGLGLAVNSQMFIQSCKGKNGYKTRFKLMCVTATLTSLQVYDFIKMPTNTEVLFYILSFCKSASVPLGVVAVIPYCVHLLIGDEDRKLA; encoded by the exons ATGGATTTTGTCTATAGCAGAGGGGTGCTGGTTATACAGCACATCCAGAACAACTACAGGGAATACCACAACTTCCTCAACTTCATGTCAACTGTGGGAGACCCTCGTaatattttctctgtttatttccCCCTCTGGTTCCATCTTAGTCATAATGTGGGCATCAAGATGATATGGGTGGCTGTTATTGGAGACTGGCTAAATCTTGTTTTCAAATG GATTCTGTTTGGCCACCGACCTTACTGGTGGGTGCAAGAAACTTCGTTCTACCACAACGATTCATTCCCACACTTGGAGCAATTCCACATCACATGTGAAACAGGGCCAG GAAGTCCATCCGGTCATGCCATGGGCTCATCGTGTGTGTGGTATGTGATGATCacctctgctctcaacttcacCAGGCCTTCCTCCACTGTCACTTCTCTGCAAAGTTTTCAAAG GTCTTGTCTTTGGATGGCTTTTTGGGTCGTTCAGATAAGTGTCTGCATCTCCAGGGTTTTTATCGCAACACATTTCCCACATCAGGTTATCCTTGGTCTTCTAGCTG GTATGCTGGTTGCGGAGGCGTTTAATTACATCCCCTCAATCTACAATGCAAGCTTGAAAGTGTACCTccagatcaatgtttttcttttctcctttgcCGTCTGCTTTTATCTGATCCTCAAATCGACAGAGCTCGATCCATTGTGGTCAGTAACTAAAGCCAAGAAGTGGTGTGCTAACCCAGACTGGATCCATCTTGACACAACACCTTTTGCTGGTCTGGTGAGAAACCTGGGAGCCCTGTTTGGTCTGGGTCTGGCAGTGAACTCTCAGATGTTCATTCAGAGCTGCAAGGGGAAGAACGGCTACAAAACCAGATTCAAGCTCATGTGTGTGACAGCAACTCTTACATCTCTGCAAGTGTATGACTTTATCAAAATGCCCACGAACACTGAGGTTCTGTTCTACATTTTATCGTTTTGTAAGAGTGCTTCAGTACCTCTCGGTGTGGTTGCTGTTATTCCTTACTGTGTACATTTGCTGATCGGAGATGAGGACCGGAAACTAGCTTAG
- the LOC141002507 gene encoding glucose-6-phosphatase 2-like isoform X2, with protein MDFVYSRGVLVIQHIQNNYREYHNFLNFMSTVGDPRNIFSVYFPLWFHLSHNVGIKMIWVAVIGDWLNLVFKWILFGHRPYWWVQETSFYHNDSFPHLEQFHITCETGPGSPSGHAMGSSCVWYVMITSALNFTRPSSTVTSLQSFQRFRLLRSCLWMAFWVVQISVCISRVFIATHFPHQVILGLLAGMLVAEAFNYIPSIYNASLKVYLQINVFLFSFAVCFYLILKSTELDPLWSVTKAKKWCANPDWIHLDTTPFAGLVRNLGALFGLGLAVNSQMFIQSCKGKNGYKTRFKLMCVTATLTSLQVYDFIKMPTNTEVLFYILSFCKSASVPLGVVAVIPYCVHLLIGDEDRKLA; from the exons ATGGATTTTGTCTATAGCAGAGGGGTGCTGGTTATACAGCACATCCAGAACAACTACAGGGAATACCACAACTTCCTCAACTTCATGTCAACTGTGGGAGACCCTCGTaatattttctctgtttatttccCCCTCTGGTTCCATCTTAGTCATAATGTGGGCATCAAGATGATATGGGTGGCTGTTATTGGAGACTGGCTAAATCTTGTTTTCAAATG GATTCTGTTTGGCCACCGACCTTACTGGTGGGTGCAAGAAACTTCGTTCTACCACAACGATTCATTCCCACACTTGGAGCAATTCCACATCACATGTGAAACAGGGCCAG GAAGTCCATCCGGTCATGCCATGGGCTCATCGTGTGTGTGGTATGTGATGATCacctctgctctcaacttcacCAGGCCTTCCTCCACTGTCACTTCTCTGCAAAGTTTTCAAAG GTTTCGTCTTCTGAGGTCTTGTCTTTGGATGGCTTTTTGGGTCGTTCAGATAAGTGTCTGCATCTCCAGGGTTTTTATCGCAACACATTTCCCACATCAGGTTATCCTTGGTCTTCTAGCTG GTATGCTGGTTGCGGAGGCGTTTAATTACATCCCCTCAATCTACAATGCAAGCTTGAAAGTGTACCTccagatcaatgtttttcttttctcctttgcCGTCTGCTTTTATCTGATCCTCAAATCGACAGAGCTCGATCCATTGTGGTCAGTAACTAAAGCCAAGAAGTGGTGTGCTAACCCAGACTGGATCCATCTTGACACAACACCTTTTGCTGGTCTGGTGAGAAACCTGGGAGCCCTGTTTGGTCTGGGTCTGGCAGTGAACTCTCAGATGTTCATTCAGAGCTGCAAGGGGAAGAACGGCTACAAAACCAGATTCAAGCTCATGTGTGTGACAGCAACTCTTACATCTCTGCAAGTGTATGACTTTATCAAAATGCCCACGAACACTGAGGTTCTGTTCTACATTTTATCGTTTTGTAAGAGTGCTTCAGTACCTCTCGGTGTGGTTGCTGTTATTCCTTACTGTGTACATTTGCTGATCGGAGATGAGGACCGGAAACTAGCTTAG
- the LOC141002507 gene encoding glucose-6-phosphatase 2-like isoform X3, with translation MDFVYSRGVLVIQHIQNNYREYHNFLNFMSTVGDPRNIFSVYFPLWFHLSHNVGIKMIWVAVIGDWLNLVFKWILFGHRPYWWVQETSFYHNDSFPHLEQFHITCETGPGSPSGHAMGSSCVWYVMITSALNFTRPSSTVTSLFRLLRSCLWMAFWVVQISVCISRVFIATHFPHQVILGLLAGMLVAEAFNYIPSIYNASLKVYLQINVFLFSFAVCFYLILKSTELDPLWSVTKAKKWCANPDWIHLDTTPFAGLVRNLGALFGLGLAVNSQMFIQSCKGKNGYKTRFKLMCVTATLTSLQVYDFIKMPTNTEVLFYILSFCKSASVPLGVVAVIPYCVHLLIGDEDRKLA, from the exons ATGGATTTTGTCTATAGCAGAGGGGTGCTGGTTATACAGCACATCCAGAACAACTACAGGGAATACCACAACTTCCTCAACTTCATGTCAACTGTGGGAGACCCTCGTaatattttctctgtttatttccCCCTCTGGTTCCATCTTAGTCATAATGTGGGCATCAAGATGATATGGGTGGCTGTTATTGGAGACTGGCTAAATCTTGTTTTCAAATG GATTCTGTTTGGCCACCGACCTTACTGGTGGGTGCAAGAAACTTCGTTCTACCACAACGATTCATTCCCACACTTGGAGCAATTCCACATCACATGTGAAACAGGGCCAG GAAGTCCATCCGGTCATGCCATGGGCTCATCGTGTGTGTGGTATGTGATGATCacctctgctctcaacttcacCAGGCCTTCCTCCACTGTCACTTCTCT GTTTCGTCTTCTGAGGTCTTGTCTTTGGATGGCTTTTTGGGTCGTTCAGATAAGTGTCTGCATCTCCAGGGTTTTTATCGCAACACATTTCCCACATCAGGTTATCCTTGGTCTTCTAGCTG GTATGCTGGTTGCGGAGGCGTTTAATTACATCCCCTCAATCTACAATGCAAGCTTGAAAGTGTACCTccagatcaatgtttttcttttctcctttgcCGTCTGCTTTTATCTGATCCTCAAATCGACAGAGCTCGATCCATTGTGGTCAGTAACTAAAGCCAAGAAGTGGTGTGCTAACCCAGACTGGATCCATCTTGACACAACACCTTTTGCTGGTCTGGTGAGAAACCTGGGAGCCCTGTTTGGTCTGGGTCTGGCAGTGAACTCTCAGATGTTCATTCAGAGCTGCAAGGGGAAGAACGGCTACAAAACCAGATTCAAGCTCATGTGTGTGACAGCAACTCTTACATCTCTGCAAGTGTATGACTTTATCAAAATGCCCACGAACACTGAGGTTCTGTTCTACATTTTATCGTTTTGTAAGAGTGCTTCAGTACCTCTCGGTGTGGTTGCTGTTATTCCTTACTGTGTACATTTGCTGATCGGAGATGAGGACCGGAAACTAGCTTAG
- the LOC141002507 gene encoding glucose-6-phosphatase 2-like isoform X1, translated as MDFVYSRGVLVIQHIQNNYREYHNFLNFMSTVGDPRNIFSVYFPLWFHLSHNVGIKMIWVAVIGDWLNLVFKWILFGHRPYWWVQETSFYHNDSFPHLEQFHITCETGPGSPSGHAMGSSCVWYVMITSALNFTRPSSTVTSLQSFQRWAVVLFRLLRSCLWMAFWVVQISVCISRVFIATHFPHQVILGLLAGMLVAEAFNYIPSIYNASLKVYLQINVFLFSFAVCFYLILKSTELDPLWSVTKAKKWCANPDWIHLDTTPFAGLVRNLGALFGLGLAVNSQMFIQSCKGKNGYKTRFKLMCVTATLTSLQVYDFIKMPTNTEVLFYILSFCKSASVPLGVVAVIPYCVHLLIGDEDRKLA; from the exons ATGGATTTTGTCTATAGCAGAGGGGTGCTGGTTATACAGCACATCCAGAACAACTACAGGGAATACCACAACTTCCTCAACTTCATGTCAACTGTGGGAGACCCTCGTaatattttctctgtttatttccCCCTCTGGTTCCATCTTAGTCATAATGTGGGCATCAAGATGATATGGGTGGCTGTTATTGGAGACTGGCTAAATCTTGTTTTCAAATG GATTCTGTTTGGCCACCGACCTTACTGGTGGGTGCAAGAAACTTCGTTCTACCACAACGATTCATTCCCACACTTGGAGCAATTCCACATCACATGTGAAACAGGGCCAG GAAGTCCATCCGGTCATGCCATGGGCTCATCGTGTGTGTGGTATGTGATGATCacctctgctctcaacttcacCAGGCCTTCCTCCACTGTCACTTCTCTGCAAAGTTTTCAAAGGTGGGCGGTTGTTTT GTTTCGTCTTCTGAGGTCTTGTCTTTGGATGGCTTTTTGGGTCGTTCAGATAAGTGTCTGCATCTCCAGGGTTTTTATCGCAACACATTTCCCACATCAGGTTATCCTTGGTCTTCTAGCTG GTATGCTGGTTGCGGAGGCGTTTAATTACATCCCCTCAATCTACAATGCAAGCTTGAAAGTGTACCTccagatcaatgtttttcttttctcctttgcCGTCTGCTTTTATCTGATCCTCAAATCGACAGAGCTCGATCCATTGTGGTCAGTAACTAAAGCCAAGAAGTGGTGTGCTAACCCAGACTGGATCCATCTTGACACAACACCTTTTGCTGGTCTGGTGAGAAACCTGGGAGCCCTGTTTGGTCTGGGTCTGGCAGTGAACTCTCAGATGTTCATTCAGAGCTGCAAGGGGAAGAACGGCTACAAAACCAGATTCAAGCTCATGTGTGTGACAGCAACTCTTACATCTCTGCAAGTGTATGACTTTATCAAAATGCCCACGAACACTGAGGTTCTGTTCTACATTTTATCGTTTTGTAAGAGTGCTTCAGTACCTCTCGGTGTGGTTGCTGTTATTCCTTACTGTGTACATTTGCTGATCGGAGATGAGGACCGGAAACTAGCTTAG
- the spc25 gene encoding kinetochore protein Spc25, with protein MTSITDPNMSDRFTNAMEEIHNKQLKTYGEIIDTTTELCQSHRHVVKSALDTCLKKCKDDDMLFETIQTFKKDLEQINTSLKEKRHAISGMVSEIQQKELQKDDIIQKIEKLREEQAKRKDLIESQNKANKDRLRNLGKARLVFQDHLGMEIRTILGKTQLVKGEKLQFVFRNINPSDQDSAYVVTMGIKEDGAYQIVSSDPALECLPVLERQLQETNNLPAFLANVRKEFISQARR; from the exons ATGACGTCCATTACTGATCCAAACATGAGTGACAGGTTCACTAATGCAATGGAGGAGATccacaacaaacagctgaagaCATATGGGGAGATCATTGACACGACCACAGAGCTGTGCCAGTCCCACAGACACGTTGTGAAGTCGGCACTAG ATACTTGTCTAAAGAAATGTAAGGATGACGACATGCTGTTTGAGACGatacaaacattcaaaaaag ACCttgaacaaataaatacatcattGAAAGAGAAACGGCACGCCATCTCTGGAATGGTGTCTGAGATTCAGCAGAAGGAGTTGCAGAAAGACGACATCATCCAGAAGATAGAGAAACTCAGAGAAGAGCAAGCCAAGAGAAAAGATT TAATTGAATctcaaaataaagcaaacaaagacagactgaGGAATCTTGGGAAAGCCCGATTAGTCTTTCAGGATCATTTGGGGATGGAGATCCGAACAATCCTTGGCAAAACACAATTGGTTAAAG GTGaaaagctgcagtttgttttccGGAATATCAACCCTTCAGATCAGGACAGCGCCTACGTTGTCACAATGGGGATTAAAGAAGATGGAGCATACCAGA TTGTATCAAGTGACCCCGCGCTTGAGTGTTTGCCAGTGTTGGAGCGCCAGCTTCAGGAGACCAATAACTTACCAGCATTCCTGGCAAACGTCAGGAAGGAATTCATCTCTCAGGCACGCCGCTAA